GAATTAAAACTGCCCTGAAGCACCAGAACACAATTTCTACATCACAAGCCATCTTCTTCAGTTTATTTTGCCCTCCATTATTAGTTAACAGCAGCTCCAGTTTTATGTTGTGGAGTTTGTGTTATTTTATGATTGTGAGGTAAACACAGGTGCATAGGAGAGGAACAAGTAGGTCAAAAGCTGCAAACAAaatcctgcacactgtctaacttgcaaagatACATTTACATTAGCAACGTTTCGGTACAAAAAATCTTCATCAGGCAAATGATTGTGAGGTAAACAGAGCGTAGAAGAGGAAAAGCATCAACTGTCACTGGCGGTCCTGATCTGGTAGGGAGTACAGTTGGGTAGCAAACAGCTGTTTGTGAGTCGCTATCAACCTTTTTGACTAATGTCACACTTTGAGAGAACACCGTTTGTAACTCAGCTTTGTATGAAATCCCCAGAACCAATCTTTACACTGGTCAATATAATTCACCAGCAATTATGATCCTTCTTCCTTAAATAGTCATAATGTATGACCCCATTTTCCCTACTCAACTAGAGCTGCTATCAGATTCTTCATTCAGAGGCCTACTAACCTTGTGCACTGATGGGGCAGCGATGGAGTTTCCCAGCAGCTTGTAGCTGAATGGGCCATAAACACCCTCATTCATGTAGTACAGGAACTCGGTATCTTCGTTGTTCACACCTGTGTAAATACAGTGGTTGACCATGTCAGAAATATAGAACATCGTGTATTATCTACAAACCGAGGACTTGACCTCTGATGGCTTTGTTATGATTATGCCACACCCATGTGTAAAAAATCTTGACAAAAAAATATGAGAACACAaaccattttttcttttctaaaacTGCATATGATTATTGGCATATATTCACAGCCAGAGTGCAAAGACAAGTGTATTCCAGTCAGATTTAACTGTATTACACGGGACAAAGACAACCTCAGAGGATTAAGTAACTCACCTTGAGCGATGCTGTCCCAGTGGCGGGCAACCACCTTTTTGCCGATAACGTTGACAGCCAGGCTGAAAGCAGAGGCCACGTAGAAGCTGCCTGGCTGGGCCAACACTTGCACACCGGACAATGGGGGGAAGTAAGCATCCAGTAGCGGCCTGACTGCAGACTCAACCTGCACACACAAAGTTAAAGCAAATATGCATTCAGAGGGCATTTCCAGATAAAAACAAACGTGCAAAACTTTAGTTGTAGGCATTAAAAGctgaaatacattattttatgcACGCTGTTAGTGAGAGGCAAGTGATGCGATGTTTAAGCTACAAATAGATGGCAGAACATCCAGAGTTGGATATActggctttttttgtttaagtGTTACTTAAGAGTCACTTGTGTTGTTAATCAGTTAAGGTAAGTCTTTGCAGAACCTGTTCATTGTCATTTGACAGTCCGATTAAAGCATTCCCAGAAATAACACCGCCGTTTAGCACTTACCTGTTTGAGCTGAAACTCTGAGCCAGTAAATCCACCACCAATGTCCAGGATGTTCATGTTGAAGCCCAGATCCACCTGAAAGGAAACAGCAAACCGTAGAAAGAACAAGGGATTAAAAAGGCATTTAGGATACTGAAATAAAAGTCTTGAGTTGACTCATATCTACTAAAttaataatttcattttatggagtggctgtggctcagaggTAGAGTGGGTCGTCCTTCAACCACAAAATTGGCAGTTTGATCCCTGCATGTCAAAGAGTCCTTCttaatgaaaagaaataatGGAGAATATTTTCCAGACAGTACCCACCCCCATGTCAAACACACAGCGGGCATCTGACAGCGCATGGGTGTAGGCCTGTTGCAGGTCTTGGCAGGAGCTGGGGATATGGAAGGTCACCCCAACCACCTGGACTCCAAGCTCCTTGGCTGCTTCCAGCAGGTGCCGGCAGCTCTTCAGAGAGAAGCCGAAGGCCATGCTGGTCTCAGCTGCGTGGGCCTTGGTGGTCAACTGCAGCAGCAACCTAGGAGAGACCAAAATAAAGGAACATCAGCCAGAGATCAAAACACGAAAGAACATCCATCTAAgcaaaataacatgtttttgACACCTTCAACAGCTTTCCCAATCTTCTGGGTTTTTTCTTCAGGTTTGCTGCCTAATTTGATCACTTACTTTGCACTGGGGTGCAGGCGGGAAATCTTGGACAACTCTGCCTCATTTTCGCACACAAGATGCTGGATGTTGTTCTTGGCAGCGTGCTTGATGTGTGCCAGCTGCTTGCAAACGCCTGACAGAATGATGTTTTCTGGAGGCACGCCGTGCTCCAGTACCAGGCTCACTTCAGTCTGTGGGAAAGTGGACAAACGCTTAACGCACCAAAGTCTAAAAGCCCCATCAAAACAGTACTAAGTGTGTTGCATAAGTTGAAAGGATTATAGTCATCAGCTGACTTGTAATCAATTGAGTGCTTGAAATGTATTTGCCCCAAAATGTCAATAGCTTTCACAAAAGGGTGAAGCAATGTGCAAATAAGCTACCTAAATTTGACTGAAGTTTAAAGCTTACCTTGTTAGCACAGATGAAGCCCAGGCCCAAAGATGCCAGCACCTCAATGACAACAGGGCTGCTGTTGCACTTGACTGGGTAGTAAGGCTGTAGCTGTGGCACTACGCTCTGCCAGCATACATGCTGCCGCATCAGGGCACCGAGGTCACCCACCACAAATGCACTCTTCTCCACCTGGGAGCACAAGGAGGTAAAGTCTGCACTGAGTACAAAAGCAACTGGTCAAACCTGCAAAGTGTTAATGACAGTGTTATAAAAGCTATTTGAAGCTTTTTGAGAAGGACTTCCACTGCAACtgaagccaaaaaaaaagaacttcatGGTGAACTGACCAGAGCCTGCTCACAGATTCGTCCGTCAATAACATCTTCAAGGGTCACTCCTCCCTCCAGGAGTTCAATGATGTAGCTGGGTTTGTCAGCGAGTCCTTTCATCTCAACCGTATTACGCTAAGCCGTCAATCATAAAGAACAGATAAGCAAATCAAGGGGTCACGACTGAGCCAATGGGGTCCTGCCGGTATGCAACAAACTagggagaaaaggagggagaaaaaaaaaaaaacatgactatTAATATCACCacaataaacttttttttacagcaatttAACCAGGTAAAATACACAGGGCCATACATAGACGATGATGAACTTTTACCTAGATTAATTTCCACGTTTAAAATCCACAGCTACACATATAT
Above is a window of Sander vitreus isolate 19-12246 chromosome 14, sanVit1, whole genome shotgun sequence DNA encoding:
- the azin1b gene encoding antizyme inhibitor 1b; translated protein: MKGLADKPSYIIELLEGGVTLEDVIDGRICEQALVEKSAFVVGDLGALMRQHVCWQSVVPQLQPYYPVKCNSSPVVIEVLASLGLGFICANKTEVSLVLEHGVPPENIILSGVCKQLAHIKHAAKNNIQHLVCENEAELSKISRLHPSAKLLLQLTTKAHAAETSMAFGFSLKSCRHLLEAAKELGVQVVGVTFHIPSSCQDLQQAYTHALSDARCVFDMGVDLGFNMNILDIGGGFTGSEFQLKQVESAVRPLLDAYFPPLSGVQVLAQPGSFYVASAFSLAVNVIGKKVVARHWDSIAQGVNNEDTEFLYYMNEGVYGPFSYKLLGNSIAAPSVHKHVRCADGVYPSSLWGPSLDQLDQVVERCLLPELSVGDWLCFSNMGVCGLEEFTCLSGSPQLPVYYTVSTCDWYEMQEAGVALDGAMKNFSMVQYSA